A window from Festucalex cinctus isolate MCC-2025b chromosome 4, RoL_Fcin_1.0, whole genome shotgun sequence encodes these proteins:
- the LOC144017793 gene encoding uncharacterized protein LOC144017793 — protein MNPELEALLDEIQLYYYSASQDGDVAPGIRQLNEDVNERVRQPEIFVITSDEEELDDELPTGVNGGDILSETVPETAQPEVIIISDEEGEEEEELLRRENMRAEEEGEFDGFPPIESESEMENSEGGDMDLDNVGQGLAEIVNALNDEISMQIEPFQMPDEIGGNDGDPFVAIRHIEDFIDFFNPLERALARLNQSSSNGEAFEDILEPDIHRNDQQQSSVSFSQHPQTHPRNQMQYAEGSSSTHYRQEHTPDRQDLQHQPHPHNQTQHVEGSSSTHCQQTLVSNTQPHPHNQTQHVEGSSSTHCQQTLVSNTQPYTHNQTQQTEAGGSSTPARQDLQQQSRVHRHIQAEHPPAPTPSTQSTLQQSSDTNRQVGGQVRRPNFNNLEIRRRLNTTRPEDPLDFAAFYTNIGNNLNEAVQDNQID, from the exons atgaatccag aattagaagcgttgttggatgaaattcaactgtattattattcagcGTCACAAGATGGCGATGTTGCGCCAGGAATCCGGC AATTGAATGAGGATGTGAATGAGAGGGTTAGACAGCCGGAGATTTTCGTAATTACGAGTGATGAGGAAGAATTGGATGACGAATTACCTACAGGAGTGAAcg gtggtgatatactgagcgagacggtcccagagactgctcaacctgaggtcataataatatctgacgaagaaggagaagaagaagaagagctatTAAGGCGTGAAAACATGAGGGCCGAAGAGGAAGGTGAATTCGACGGGTTTCCACCGATTGAAAGCGAATCTGAAATGGAAAACTCTGAGGGGGGTGACATGGATTTAGATAATGTAGGTCAAGGTTTGGCTGAAATTGTAAATGCCTTAAACGATGAGATCTCTATGCAAATCGAGCCTTTTCAAATGCCTGATGAAATCGGCGGCAATGATGGCGATCCGTTTGTGGCTATAAGACACattgaggattttattgatttctttaatcctttagagagGGCTCTTGCACGTCTTAACCAGTCATCTTCAAACGGCGAAGCCTTTGAGGACATACTTGAACCAGACATACATAGAAATgaccaacagcaatcctctgtatcattttcacaacatCCCCAGACACACCCACGCAATCAAATGCAATATGCAGAAGGTAGCAGCAGTACACATTACCGACAAGAACATACTCCAGATAGACAAGACCTCCAACACCAGCCACACCCACACAATCAAACACAACATGTAGAAGGTAGCAGCAGTACACATTGCCAGCAGACACTTGTGTCAAATACACAACCACACCCACACAATCAAACGCAACATGTAGAAGGTAGCAGCAGTACACATTGCCAGCAGACACTTGTGTCAAATACACAACCATACACgcacaatcaaacgcaacagacagaagctggtggtagtagtacaccagctagacaagacctccaacaacagtctcgggtacatcgacacattcaagcagaacatcccccagcaccaacccccagtacacaatccaccttgcaacaatcttcagacacaaacagacaggtggggggacaagttaggcgtccgaattttaacaacttggagataagacgacgtctaaatacaacgagacccgaagacccccttgattttgcagccttctacacaaacattggcaataatttgaatgaagctgtgcaggataatcagatcgactag